The nucleotide window ATTTCGCCGCCGGAAATCGCCTCGAGGGGTGTGGAAACCCCCACGAGCGTTCCTTTCTGCAGTATCCTCCTGTGGTATATCCTCAGGTTGGCCTCCCTGACGACCTCCCTCTCAAGGCCGTACGGTGAGAAGGCCAGTGCTCCCAGGAGTGCGTAGAATGTGAGCAGATCCCGTATTCCGCCCAGCTCAAGGATGTCCCCGGGTATTTCACCGGACTTTATCCAGCTAACCCTCTCGAGGGCGGCATCAACCTCAACGTACGACGGTATTATCATGAGCAGCTCGGTTATTCCACCGAACTCATCTTTAACGAGCCGCCTGGCCTCGGGCCCGAATGGATCCAGCATGGCTTCACCTCTCAGACATAGATGCTGGTTTGAGCATAAAACAGTTTTCCCCTTGGAAAGGCTCCGAGGTGCATCGGGAAATTTGGTCTTATCTGGAACTCTTCCGGTGCTATCGTCAGGATACATTTCGATTCCGGTGCGAAAGCACGGAATTTCCCCAAAAGTTTTATATCTTCTTGGTGCTACATGTTATACCAGGGAGAACGGCGGGTTCGTAAAGAACTCCAGAGGGTGGTCTGTATGGTCACGAAATACACAGTTGAAAGATTGAAAAGTGGCATTCCTGGCTTTGATGATTTAATCGAGGGCGGCTTTCCCAGCGGAACCACGGTTCTGGTTACCGGCCCTACCGGAAGCGGCAAGACTACTTTTGGTGTCCAGTTCGTCTATAAAGGTGCCGAGCTCTACAATGAGCCTGGAGTTATCGTCACCCTTGAGGAGAGGGCTCAGGACCTCAGGAAGGAGATGCTCGCCTTTGGATGGGACTTTGAGAAGTACGAGAGGGAGAGAAAGATAGCCATCGTGGACGGCGTGAGCGCGGTTGTAGGTCTTCCCTCCGAGGAGCAGTACGTTCTTGAGGGCAACCTCAACGCAGAGGACTTCCTCCGCTACATATACCGCGTTGTCAAGGCCATCGATGCCAAGAGGCTCGTGATAGACTCGATTCCTTCCATCGCGTTCAGGCTCAGGAAGGAGAATGAAATCAGGGAGGTTCTTCTTCAGCTCAACACGATTCTCCTTGAGATGGGGGTTACCTCGATACTTACCACCGAGGCCCCAGAACCGGGCAGGGGCAAGATAAGCCGCTACGGCATAGAGGAGTACATAGCCAGGGGTGTCATCCTCCTCGACTTCGTTGAGAAGGAAGTTGAGCTGAAGCGCTACCTCCTGATAAGGAAGATGCGCGAGACCAAGCACTCGATGAAGAAGTACCCCTTCGAGATCAACGAGAAGGGCATCGTGGTCTATCCGAGCGGCGAAGTCTACTAACTTTCCTCTTTTCTGTAGCACCACTGGATAGGGTAAGGTTTTTAAGGTCCAGTTATTACCTTTAATCATGGTTACAAACAAAAAAATTTCGGTTGTATTGATGGCCGGATTGGTGATTGTATTAACTGTGCTGGCGGCCATGGGTGAAAGCCGGCAGCAATCCAGCGCGTTCGTCGGCCTCTGCGTCTATTCAGGGGATGGCTTCTCCATCCTGACCAACGGCACGGAGAGCGTCGGGGTCTATGCCTCACTCGACGTTGGACGGGTCTACCGGGTTACGGGCGTCCTGTACAGCTCCACCTCCGGCCTCAGGATGAGACCCGAGAGGGTGGAGCCCGCGGAACCGACGTTCCCCATCGACTCGTTGACCGGAGCTTACTGGCCCTCGCGGGGATACTACCTCCTCACACCTGCAAAGATACGGCTTGCACTCCCGATAGACGCCGCCAAGGGGGAGATGGTCAGCGTCGAGGGTCTCTGGCACGGTGGAAAGTTTTACCCCCTCAACTATCGGCGGCTTGGCCTCCATGAAGGTCCCGTTGATGGGATGCCCTGGGAGGTGGAGGGAACCGTCATCTACTCAGGCAGGCAGACGCTCATCTGGAACGGCAGCGAGGAGATAGCGGTCTATCCTCCCTACGGCGTCGAACTCGAGCCCGGCCTGAGGATCCGTGTTCTTGGAATCGTCAGGCTCTACTCCAGGATCTCTCTCTTTGTTGATTCCCGGGACGATATCCTGGTGCTCGGGCTCGCGGAGAGAAGACCCCTCCAGGACGCGGCGATAGGAGATATGGCCGTCGGCAACTGCACCGTCCTCGGAACGGGCCGCTCCCTCAAACTTGACTGCGCCGACCTGAGGCTCTACGGCTTCTCCGCCAGGGTTGGCGACGTGATCCATATGGAGGCCCTGCGGCGCCGTTCCTCCCTCCTCTGCCTTAACTGTTCTGTTATCATGCCCAGGGAAGAGCTCCCAAATGGCATCTGCTCCTTTTCGGAAGGAATGTTCGCCAGAATAAGTGGAAACGTCTCCTGGGTTAAGGTTTACAGAAACGGCTTCGGCCTGGCCAACATTACTGCCGGGGACTGCTGGGTGCTCCTCAAGCTGAGGAAGTCCCTGGGAATAAGGCTGGATGAAAACGATACAGTCACCGCCTACGGCTTCTTCACGACCTATCGCGGCATGCTCGCCTTTGAGGTTGCCTCGGGTGATGACGTGTGCTCCGGGAACTGCTGACGGGTATAGCAGGTGGAACGCTCAGCGGCGTTTCACCTGGAATCCACGTCAATACCCTGGCGGCGTTTCTTTCGAGCGCCGGGATCCGCGATAACCTCGTCCTCTTCGCCATGGGTCTGACCCACACTTTCCTGGACGTCATCCCCTCCGCCTTCCTGGGGGTTCCTGACGAGGGTACTGCGCTTGGTGTCCTCCCAGCCCACCGGCTCGTTCTCAGGGGACGGACAATGGAGGTTGTTAGAATTGCTCTGTGGGCGAGTTTTCTGGCCGTTCTGATGGCGATTCCATCGATGCCCCTGTACTTCCGTCTCGCGCCGCTGTACCGCCCGGGCGCCGGTCGCTTCCTCGTTTTTCTGCTCGCGGTTTTTCTGGTGCTGACGGAGCCAGGACTGAAGAAGCTTTCCGCCCTTCTCGTGTTCTTTCTCTCCGGGATTCTTGGAATGCTGACCTTCCGGCTCGGCCTCTCGCAGCCTTTCTACCACCTCTTCACGGGCCTGTTTGGGGTTCCGGTTATCCTGCTCTCGGCCCTGGAAGGGAGGACGCGCCCGATAGGGGCCGGAGACGGGGAGGTTCGCCTGGATAAAGGCCGCTTCCTGGGCTTCTCGGCCCTGGGAACGGCGCTGGGTATGGCGGCTTCGCTGGTTCCCGCCTTCACGGCATCCCAGGCGGCTCTCCTCGGTTCCTTCCTTTCGAAAGACGAGCGTTCCTTCCTGACCATCGTGTTCTCAGTGAACACGGCCAACTTCATGTTCTCCTTTGCCAATTTCCTCTCAACTGGAAGGAGGCGAAACGGTATCGTTGCCCTGATGGCGCCCGCTGCGGAGAGTGATATCTACTTCTACCTCTTGGTGGCTCTATTCGTTTCGATGGCGGTTCTCCTCTATGCCGAGCCCCTAGCCGTTCTCATACTCCGTCTGCTCGGGCGGGTTCCTTACAGGGCGCTCAACTCCGCGGTTGCCGGGATTCTCGTGGTTCTTTCGTATCTCTTTGATGGTGTCACGGGTTTGGTCTTTCTCCTGGGAGGCGTGATGATCGGACTGCTGGCGGCGGTGCTCGGGGTCAAGAGAACGAACTGCATGGGGGTGCTGATGCTCTCAATAATAATCGGATAAGAAGGGGAAGGAGGTTCAGACGGATTTCTCCTTCAGAATCCTCTGGAGCTCGACGTAGTCGGTCACGATTTTCTTGCCGTCGAGGGTGGTGAAGTAGGCCTTTTTGACCTTCACCTTTTTCATGTCGGTGTATTTCATCTCGGGCGGATCGTAAGAACCAGGCTCGACGACCTCGTCCTCGATGACGTACGTTTCGAGGTCCGGCTGGCCGACGTATTTCCAGACCTCGTAAAAGACCTCCGGCTCGAGGTGAATTTCGCCGTCAATCTCTATCCAGTCCGCCCCGGTTTCCTCAAGAAACTCCTTCACTACCTCGAAGTGCATAGAATCACCAGCATAGTATAGGACGCTAAGGGTTATATACCTATCGCCGAACTTCCACCGGTGGTGAGAGATGGCGAAGGTTATAGTTGACGCTCAGGCTGCGAGAGCGATAGGCAAGGGTGCGATGATAGTTTTCAAGAAGGGAGTCGTGAGAACCGAGGGAGAGATAAGACCAGGTGACATAGCGGAGGTCTACACGCGCGGGGGCAAGTTTCTGGGCAGGGGATTCATCAACCCGAACTCCAACATCATGGTCAGGCTCATAACCCAGGACGAGCACACGGAGGTTAACAAGGAACTCTTCCGCGAGAGGATCAGGAGGGCCAACGAGTACCGCAAGAAGGTTCTCGGCTACGACAAGGCATACCGCATGGTGTACGGCGAGGCGGACTATCTGCCCGGCCTCATAGTTGACCGCTTCAACGAGATTGCCTCGCTTCAGATTTCGAGCATCGGCATGGAGAGGTTCAAGTTCGACGTTGCCGAGGCCATAATGGAGGCCGAGCCCGAGATTGAGACCGTCTTCGAGAAGAACACCGGACGGAGCAGGCGCAGGGAGGGGCTGCCCGAGATAGAGAGAGTTTTGCTTGGCAGGGAGAAGTACAGGACGGTAATCGAGGAGGGCAAAGCCAAGTTCATAGTTGATATGAGGGGACAAAAAACGGGCTTCTTCCTCGACCAGAGGGAGAACAGAATAGCCCTTGAGAAGTACGTCAAACCCGGGATGAGGGTTCTTGATGTCTTCACCTACACCGGCGGCTTCGCGATACACGCGGCAGTGGCTGGCGCCGACGAGGTTGTTGCAGTGGACAAGTCCCCCTGGGCCATAAACATGGTGAAGGAGAACGCCAAGCTCAACGGGGTTGAGGATAGGATGAAGTACGTCGTGGGGAGCGCGTTCCAGGTCATGGAGGACATGATAAAGAGGGGCGAGAAGTTCGACGTTGTAATCCTCGATCCGCCGGCCTTCGTTCAGCACGAGAAGGACCTGAAGAGAGGCCTCCGCGCTTACTTCAACGTGAACTACGCGGGTTTACAGCTGGTGAGGGAAGGGGGCATACTCGTCACGGCATCGTGCTCCCAGCACGTTGACATGCAGGCCTTCAAGGACATGGTGATAGCGGCCGCGGCCAAGGCGGGCAAGTTCCTTAAGCTCCTTGAGCCGTACAGGACGCAGGCGCCGGACCACCCGATACTGATGGCCTCGAAGGACACCGAGTACCTCAAGGCGCTCTTCCTCTACGTGGAGGATATTAAGTGATGTTCACGTTCCTCCCGGCATGGGACGATGACGAAAATGCACCTCCACTGAACCCGGCAGCTGAATGATGAGAAAAAGGGTCCGAGTCCCAGTCCGGTCGCTCCACCGACCGAAACTCTTTTCTATTTGGTTGTTCAAACGACCAAAATGGGTGGATGTATGGTCGAGCTAACGGACTACTTATTAAAACTCTCCGCGGAGCTACCATCGAGGTTCGATTACGCGAGAGGACTGAGGAAGCGCTTCCTTTTTGAGAAACTTTCCGGGCTCGTCGATGACTATATCGAGAGTGAAAGTCCAAAAACCGTCCTCCTCCCTGGCCTGAGGGGGACTGGAAAAACCACCCTCCTCGGTCAGCTATACTTTCACACACTTTCAAAGACCTCCGATGTGATTTACATATCAGCTGATGAAGCTCACCTCCTCGGATTTTCCCTTCATGAGGTCATCGAGAGGTATTTCGATGTTTTCAGGCCGAAGAGGCCTGTTCTTCTACTCGACGAGGTTCAATACGACCCCAACTGGGATCTGACGTTGAAGGTTCTCCACGACAGGAGAAAGGCCCTTGTGATCGCCACAGGCTCATCCGCTTTAAAGCTGAAGGAAAGCCCCGACCTCGCGAGGAGGGCTATCCACGTTGAGGTGAAGCCGCTCAGCTTCATTGAATACTTTCACCTCATCGGGGAAGACATCGAGCCGGTGGGTCTTGATGCGCTGTTTGAATTCGACGTTGATGGGCTGGAAAGGGCACTCTCAAGGACTGTTCATTTTGCTAAAACCGCGGAGAAATACCTTGAGCTTGGTTCGCTTCCCCTTTCCCTTGAGCTTGACGGGAGAGAGGCCTACGAATCTCTGTTTTCCCTCGTCGAAAGGATAGTCTACCGGGACCTTCCCGAGTTCAGAAACTTCGATGCCTCAACCCTCGATTCCGCTCTGAGGCTTCTAACAATAATCGCCGGCCCAAAGGCGGAGCGCTTCAGCTACGAGAAGCTCTCGAAGGCGCTGGGAATATCAAAGAGCACCGTCATGGAACTTGTAAGGGCCTTCATTGCCAGTGGGCTGCTTATTGAGATACCCTCCATTGGGAGTCTCTCAAAGAAAATTCGCAGAAGTCCGAAGCTCAAGTTCTCGGCACCTTCTATGAGGGCCGCGCTCCTTTCGAAGTTCGAGGTAGTTGAACTCGCCTCCCTGCTCGAGGACATGGTTGCCCTCTACCTTTCTGGTGAAGGGCTCCTGGAGTACGAGCCTGGGAAGGGCGGTGCTGACTTCGTTCTCACGAGGAAGGGAAAACGATACGTCGTTGAGGTTGGCCTTGGAAAGGAGGATTATGCTCAGGTTAGAAGGAGCATGGAGAGAACGGGGGCTGAATTTGGGATAGTTATAGGAAGGGAGTTCGATGCCAGGGAAAACCTCCTGATGATTCCATGGTGGGCCTTCTTAGGGCTGGTTTAGTATCAGGCTGTGCCTCCACCGCGTTCCGACCCGAAACCTCACGTCCCTCACGGAGTAGCCCAGTTCTTCTCCCTTTTCCGTTATGGCCTCTATCAGAGGCTCCTTGTCGGGCAGGAATAGGGCGACCTTTCCCTTGGGGTTCAGGTAGTCCCGTGCCTCCTCAATGAGCCTCACCGAAAAGGCCTCGCCGTGTTCTCCTCCACCAAGCCCTTCACGCTCGGTTAAAACTCCTTTCGTTGGTCTCTCATAGTAAGGCGGTGCTGAAAACACGACATCAAACTTCTCGCCCTCAGGAATTACCCCCCTGATTATCCCACCGTTGCTCCTGATTAGCTTTACCTTAGCGAGGTTCCGCTTGATGTTTCGTCTCGCGTACTCAAAGAACTCTTCGTCGAGCTCCGTCGCGGTAACGTCGCAGTTGAAGAGCTTCTCAGCCAGAAGGGCCATCATTGCAGTGTGTCCGGTTCCGATTTCCAGAACCCTCTCTCCCCCGCGCAGGAATGTCTTCAGAAAGAGGTAGCGCGAGACGGGGGTGGTCACAAGCCCTCCGGGATGGTACTCTATCTCCAGCCCGAAGACCGCTTTCGCTATCGCCCTGTTGTAGAGTATCCTCGCTTCCCTGTCCGAGAAGTCGAGCCTTCCGCGCTCGTCGAGGTAGTCCTTCAGCTCCGGAAACAGCTTCACGGCTTCCTTTACCGGCAGTCCCAGCTTTCCGTCCTTCCAGGCTGGCATGGAGAAAATTAAGTGTGGAAAAGAAAAGAGTTTCGCTCAGAGAAGTGCTAAAGCCGCCATGACCTTCGCATCTTCGACCATGTTCTTTATCCAGGCGTACTCGTTGGGCTGGTGGGCCATCTCGTCGAGCGTCGCCCAGACAACCGCGGGAATCCCGAGCTTCCTGAAGTATGCCGCGAAGGTTCCGCCGCCTATTCCCCCGACCTTAGCTTCTTTTCCTCGGAGCTTCCTCAGGGCCTCTTTGAGAAGAACCACTATCTCGCTGTTGGGATCAGTTGGCTCTGGAGCGTCCATGCGCTGGAGAACCTCGAACTCTATCTCAGGCAGAACTTCGCCGTCGAACTCCTTTCTGTACTTCTCTTTAATCTCCTCGGCGAGGGCCTTTGCGTCAGCGAGGATATCATCTACACTGTACCTCGGCAGAATCCTGCAGTCGAAAACCACCTCATGCTCGCCCGGTGCTATGTTCGGACTGTCTGCCGGACCGTGAACCATCGTCGGCTCGAAGGTGCTCTCCGCTGGCTCGAAGAGCTCGTCCCTCTCGCCGTACTTCTCGTGGAGGAGTTTGTCGAGGTGGTAGGCGAAGTCGAGCGCTACACGGTGGGCGTTTAGTCCCTTGTCCGGCATGCTGGCGTGAACCTGCCTGCCCCTGACCTTCACCCTGAGCCAGAGGATGCTCTTCTCGGCCACCTCGATGAAAGTCCCTTCCTCGTTTCCGCCGTCCGGGACGAGGACCAGGTCGTCCTTCCTGAACAGCTCCGGATGCTCCCTCATGAGCCACTCGACGCCGTACTTGCTGCCCGTCTCCTCGTCGCTGACGAAAGCTAAAATGACCGTTCTCTTCGGCCTTATTCCGAGGTTCATCATGGCCCTTACAGCGTAGAGGCTCGCGACGAGGCTCTGTCCGTTGTCCTCGCTTCCGCGCCCGTAGACCTTTCCATCCTTGACGATCGGCTTGAATGGCTCCGTGACCGTCCACTTGCTCAGGTCTCCGGGCGGAACGACGTCTATATGGGTGAGAATCCATATCCTAGGGCTTTTATCGCCGTCCTGGCCGTAGTAGTAGGCGAGAATGCTCGGTCTGACTCCATTTTTCGCCCTCTCATCGGGCGCGTTGTAGACTTCAACCTTGTCAAAGGGCCAGTCTCTGATTGTCTCAAGCAGCTTCTGGGCCTTGTCGTATTCCCCCTCGTAGCCGTAGTCCGGGCTTATGGCTGGGATTTTAATCAGTTCGACGAGGGTTTCCACCATCTCGTCCTGGAGCTTCTCAATCTCCTGCGAGACCTTCTCAAGGGCTTCGCTCATAGCTACCACCACCCTATTCTAATTCATTCGTTCTTTTAAACTCAATCAAATATCTCTTCGCCAGCTCGAAAAGAAACGTCACCAGGCGCTCGTAGAGGGGTTCAATTTCGTCCCCAAAGCGGGCCTTCAGAGCCTTCCCTATCTCTTTCACTGTTCTCCTGCCGTCGCACAGTTCCCACGTGTATGCTCCTATCTCGTCCAGCTCTATCCTCCTGTACTCCCCGTGGAGCCTCCTGGCCAGAAAGTCCAGCTTTGAGTCCATGGGAATCAGGAGGTAGTACCTCCCTTCGATCTTCCTCAGTTCGACCTTCTCGTTGCGCACTGGCACGAGGTTCATGTACTCTTCCATGCCCATTCCTCCGGCGTTCAAAATTTAAAGATTGGGAAAGAAAAGGGGAAATCACTTCCTCCTGCCCGTCATGTAGAGCCAGAGCGCTATTCCGGCAAGGAGGATAACTCCCAGGATGTTGCTGCTGAAGCCCGAGCTCGGGGCGATGCCCGCAACGATGAGGGCGGCGAAGAATATGCCCATGAGGGCCTCACCGGCGATAAGTCCTGCGGCGCCGAGTACTCCCGGGTCGGTCGGGTTCTCCCCTTCCTCGTTTCTGGACTTGGTGACGAAGTGCTTGACGAGACCGCCGATGAATATCGGAACGCCGAGGCTGAGTGGCAGGTAGATACCGACCGCGACCGGCATGACCGGGGTCCTGAACTTGGAGCCCTTCATGGCGAGTATCTCGTCTAGGATTATGAGGGCTATGGCTATTCCAGCGCCTATGTATATCATGTTCCACTCGAGGTTGCCGGTGAATACACCCTCGGTGACCTTGGCCATGAGGAATGCCTGAGGTGCCGCGAGGGCATTTTCCTTGGCGGTCGGGGTTCCGGCTATACCGTAGGCCTGGATGAGCAGGTTGAGCACTGGGGCCATGACGAGGGCGGCGAAGAAGGTTCCGACCATCTCGAATACCTGCTGCCTCTTTGGCGTGGCTCCAACCATGTAACCGGTGGCGAGGTCCTGCATGGTGTCACCTGCTATTGCTGCTGCCGTACAGATGACCGCCGCGACGAGTATGGTCGCCGCCATGCCCTCCATCCCGCTGAGGCCGAGGGCCTTGAGGGCGAAGGCGGTGAAGAGCAGGCTCATGATGGTGATTCCCGAGACAGGGTTGTTGGATGAACCGACGACACCCGCGAGGTAGCCGGCTATCGAGCTTCCGAGGAAGCCGACGATGAGGAGTATCACCGCCATTATTGCCGCAATTCCCACCGAGCCGATGATGTGGAAGTAGAGCAGGAACAGCGGGACGACGAAGGCCGCTATGAGCATGAGGACGTAGTTGAGCGGGAGGTCCTCCTCGGTTCTGAGGATTGCCTCGCCGGACTGCTTCCTCTTGGCGACTTCAAGGCCGGCCCTGATGCCCCTCCTTATCGGGTTCCTGAGCTTGATGAGGCTCCAGAGACCACCGACGACCATCGCGCCGACACCCATGTAGCGAATCTTGGTGCTCCAGATGGTCCATGCGAGGTCAAGCGGGCCGAGGTCGGTGTGGCCCATCTGACCGGCGTAGATCGGAATGGCTATGAACCAGGCTATGGCGCCTCCGAGGAAGACCAGGAAGGCTATGTTGAGGCCGACGATGTAGCCGACGGCTATGAGCGCCGCGGAGAGGTCGCTTCCGAGGTAGTAGACGCGGGAGCCGACCATCTTGGCGGCCTCGACGGTTCCCGACCAGAGGCCCGAGCTTCCGAAGAGCTTGAAGAGGCCTCCGAAGATTCCACCGTAGAGTATCGGCTTGGCGTGGCTTCCTCCCCTCTCACCGGCTATGAGGACCTCGGCGCAGGCCATACCCTCGGGATACGGGAGCTTCTCCTCGGCTATGAAGGCCCTTCTGAGCACTATGGTGAAGAGGGCACCGAGGGAACCGCCGAGGGCGGCGATTATGGTGACTATGTAGTACGGGAAGGTCGTGTAGTAGCCGAGGACTACCAGCGCCGGGAACGTGAATATGACTCCGGCCGCCAGCGACTCACCCGCTGAAGCAGCGGTCTGCACCATGTTGTTCTCGAGGATGTTCCTGTCCTTGAACGCGAAGAGTATTGCCATCGATATGACCGCCGCAGGGATACTGGCACTCACGGTCATACCCGCGTACATTCCAAGGTAGGCGTTTGCCGCGCCCATTATTATCGAAAGGACGATACCCAAAACAAAAGCCTTCACCGTATATTCGGGCAGTGATTTCTCCGGTGGTATGTACGGTTTCAGCTCCATATTTGCACCTCCAAACGGTGACGTAGTAGTTAGACACCTGAATCGTTAAAAATGTTTTGTTAGACTTCCTGTTTTACAAATATCTGGGAAATTTTTGGCCATAATATATGCTATTTTGTTACATACTCATGCATGATGTGATGTATTCATTTGACATTATGTTATATGCTATTCATATGAACCCCAAGTTATCCATCTGAGTGTTCATATGTTTCCATCCGTGCAGGGAAAGGGCAATGTCTTATATACTCCCTCTGTGATACCCCTATGTCTGCAGAAGAACACGGGGGTGGAGATTTGATAGAGATAACCTTCCTCGGTAGCGGCGGCGGCAGGTTCATCACCATAACCCAGTTCCGCTCCACCGGCGGCTTCCACATACGTGCCAGCAGGAACATCTACGTTGACCCCGGGCCCGGCGCCCTCGTGAGGAGCTGGCGCTACAAGCTCGACCCCAGGAAGCTCGATGTCATCTTCGTCTCCCACAGGCATGTGGATCACTGCAATGACGCGGAGGTCATGATAGAGGCCATGACCGGCGGCGCACTCAAGAAGAGAGGCGTTCTCATAGCATCCAAGAGCGTCGTCTACGGCGACGAGACCCACACTCCGGCCGTCAGCAAGTACCACCTGGACGTGCTCGAGAGCATACACATCCCGGAGCCGGGAAGCAGGATAGCGATAGGCGATGAGGAGATGGTGATAACCCCGGCCCAGCACTCGGACCCGACCACCATCGGCTTCCGCATGAAGAGCCCCATGGGGGACATCTCGTACATCCCCGACACGGCTTACTTCGATGAACTCTTGGAGTGGCACGATGGTTCGAGACTGATCATCGCGGCGGTCACCAGGCCGAGGGACATGGGCATCCCTTACCATCTGAGCACCGACGACATCGTCATGATGCTCAAGAGGATGCGTGAGAAGCCCGAGGCCCTCGTGGTGAGCCACATAGGCATGAAGATGCACTTCGCGAACCCATACAAGGAGGCCAAGTACATCGAAACCGTCACCGGCGTCAAGACCTACGTGGCCAAGGAGGGCTTCAGGGTCAGGATGGAAAAGAACGAGATAGCGGTGAGAACGCTGAGGCCTGCGAGATTCGTTTAGTTTCTATTTTTCATTGCCTCCTCAACGGATTTCTTAACGATATTGTAGGCCAGCTCGAAGAGCTCATCGCGCCTCTTCTCGCTCGGTGCCTCGACGACGACGCGAATCTTTGGCTCCGTTCCGCTCGGCCTCACAAGGATCCACGAGCCGTCCTTCAGCTGGAGGCGGTAGCCGGAGATCGTGAGAACCTCCCTCAGCTCTCCCCTCAGCTTCTCTTCGAGGACATTGTATGCCCTCTCAAGAGCAATGCCTTTGAACTCGTCGGGACACTTCACGTTCTTCTTGGTGAGGTAGTATGTTGGTATCTCCTCCCGGATTATCTGGGAGAGCGGGCCCCTCTCGTCTATGAGCTTTATGAGAAGCCCCATGGTCACGAAGCTGTCTATCCACGGCCCGAACCTCGGGTGGACCAGCTTCCACGGTTCCGCGGCAAATACGGCCCCGTACTTCTTTATCCCATCGTGCGGCTGGCCGAGGGGGATTCTTACGACCCTTCCGCCGGCCTTCTCGACGACGTGGTCTATCCTAGAGCCGGTGTCGATTGAAACAACAACAGTCCCCCCTCCGTGCTCCTCCACGTAGAGCTTCGCAAAAAGGGCTATCAGTGAATCCTCAAGGATGTAGTTGCCCTTTTCGTCGAAGACCGCTATCCTGTCGGCGTCGCCGTCCTGGGCGATTACGAGGTCGACGCCGAGCTCCCTCGCCAGTTCACCGAGGTAGGTTATGTTCTCGTACCTCGGCTCCGGCTTCCTTCCGGGGAAGTGGCCGTCCACGTGGGCGTTCACGCTCATCACTTTCGCCCCCATCTCGCGGAGCAGGTACGGAGCCAAAACGCTCCCGGCACCGTTGGCGCCGTCGTAGAGGACCTTTAAGTTGGTCTCGTGATTAACGAAGTCAAGAACGGCTCCTATGTAGTCGTTGATGACATCGATGGCTTTTACGGTCTTTATTTCACTCCATGTGGTCTTTCTGAAGTTTCCGGAGAAAACGAGTTCCTCCAGTTCCCTCTCCTGCTCAACGTAGAACTCCGTTCCATCGCCGTTGAAGACCTTTATTCCGTTGTCGGTCGGTGGATTGTGGCTTGCCGTTATCATGACTCCCCCATCGCCGTGCTCCCGCGTCCCCCATGCTAAAGCAGGCGTCGGAATCAAACCGAAATCAAGAACCTCCTTTCCCGTCGAGAGAAGTCCCGAGATGAGGGCGTTCTGGAGCATTACGCTTGAGGTTCTTCCATCCCTCGCGACCGCCACAGTTTTCCCGTCGATGTACGTGCCAACTGCCTTTCCGAGGTTCATCGCGAGTTCCGGCGTGACCTTCTCCCACAGGGTGCCCCTAATTCCAGCGGTACCGAAGAGCTTCATATCACCACCATGACTACTTGGGAGGCGGTTTAAATACCTTTAGTGGAGTATATCGCCAGCCCCCTGAAGTTGGTGAGCCTCATCGTCCTCGGCATGGTGTCCCCTGTGAGCGGGAGGATGTAAACTGGGACGTGGAGTTTTTGCCCGAGCACTAGGATCGGCCGCACTATCTCAGGGGTCGGCCTCACGGAGTAAAGCGCCCCGACCCCCTCGTAGAGTTTCATGTTCGGGCTGAAGAGGTCGTCCCTGACGGCGTTCAGGCCGAGCTCCACCGCCCTCTCGACGGACGCCGGGTTCCAGTCAACGGCCAGAA belongs to Thermococcus camini and includes:
- a CDS encoding M20 family metallo-hydrolase yields the protein MSEALEKVSQEIEKLQDEMVETLVELIKIPAISPDYGYEGEYDKAQKLLETIRDWPFDKVEVYNAPDERAKNGVRPSILAYYYGQDGDKSPRIWILTHIDVVPPGDLSKWTVTEPFKPIVKDGKVYGRGSEDNGQSLVASLYAVRAMMNLGIRPKRTVILAFVSDEETGSKYGVEWLMREHPELFRKDDLVLVPDGGNEEGTFIEVAEKSILWLRVKVRGRQVHASMPDKGLNAHRVALDFAYHLDKLLHEKYGERDELFEPAESTFEPTMVHGPADSPNIAPGEHEVVFDCRILPRYSVDDILADAKALAEEIKEKYRKEFDGEVLPEIEFEVLQRMDAPEPTDPNSEIVVLLKEALRKLRGKEAKVGGIGGGTFAAYFRKLGIPAVVWATLDEMAHQPNEYAWIKNMVEDAKVMAALALL
- a CDS encoding PqqD family protein — protein: MEEYMNLVPVRNEKVELRKIEGRYYLLIPMDSKLDFLARRLHGEYRRIELDEIGAYTWELCDGRRTVKEIGKALKARFGDEIEPLYERLVTFLFELAKRYLIEFKRTNELE
- a CDS encoding OPT family oligopeptide transporter, with amino-acid sequence MELKPYIPPEKSLPEYTVKAFVLGIVLSIIMGAANAYLGMYAGMTVSASIPAAVISMAILFAFKDRNILENNMVQTAASAGESLAAGVIFTFPALVVLGYYTTFPYYIVTIIAALGGSLGALFTIVLRRAFIAEEKLPYPEGMACAEVLIAGERGGSHAKPILYGGIFGGLFKLFGSSGLWSGTVEAAKMVGSRVYYLGSDLSAALIAVGYIVGLNIAFLVFLGGAIAWFIAIPIYAGQMGHTDLGPLDLAWTIWSTKIRYMGVGAMVVGGLWSLIKLRNPIRRGIRAGLEVAKRKQSGEAILRTEEDLPLNYVLMLIAAFVVPLFLLYFHIIGSVGIAAIMAVILLIVGFLGSSIAGYLAGVVGSSNNPVSGITIMSLLFTAFALKALGLSGMEGMAATILVAAVICTAAAIAGDTMQDLATGYMVGATPKRQQVFEMVGTFFAALVMAPVLNLLIQAYGIAGTPTAKENALAAPQAFLMAKVTEGVFTGNLEWNMIYIGAGIAIALIILDEILAMKGSKFRTPVMPVAVGIYLPLSLGVPIFIGGLVKHFVTKSRNEEGENPTDPGVLGAAGLIAGEALMGIFFAALIVAGIAPSSGFSSNILGVILLAGIALWLYMTGRRK
- a CDS encoding MBL fold metallo-hydrolase, yielding MIEITFLGSGGGRFITITQFRSTGGFHIRASRNIYVDPGPGALVRSWRYKLDPRKLDVIFVSHRHVDHCNDAEVMIEAMTGGALKKRGVLIASKSVVYGDETHTPAVSKYHLDVLESIHIPEPGSRIAIGDEEMVITPAQHSDPTTIGFRMKSPMGDISYIPDTAYFDELLEWHDGSRLIIAAVTRPRDMGIPYHLSTDDIVMMLKRMREKPEALVVSHIGMKMHFANPYKEAKYIETVTGVKTYVAKEGFRVRMEKNEIAVRTLRPARFV
- the glmM gene encoding phosphoglucosamine mutase, producing MKLFGTAGIRGTLWEKVTPELAMNLGKAVGTYIDGKTVAVARDGRTSSVMLQNALISGLLSTGKEVLDFGLIPTPALAWGTREHGDGGVMITASHNPPTDNGIKVFNGDGTEFYVEQERELEELVFSGNFRKTTWSEIKTVKAIDVINDYIGAVLDFVNHETNLKVLYDGANGAGSVLAPYLLREMGAKVMSVNAHVDGHFPGRKPEPRYENITYLGELARELGVDLVIAQDGDADRIAVFDEKGNYILEDSLIALFAKLYVEEHGGGTVVVSIDTGSRIDHVVEKAGGRVVRIPLGQPHDGIKKYGAVFAAEPWKLVHPRFGPWIDSFVTMGLLIKLIDERGPLSQIIREEIPTYYLTKKNVKCPDEFKGIALERAYNVLEEKLRGELREVLTISGYRLQLKDGSWILVRPSGTEPKIRVVVEAPSEKRRDELFELAYNIVKKSVEEAMKNRN
- a CDS encoding UPF0146 family protein, with product MVIEDFADFLAMQVPKGRIAELGIGFQFKVALRLKELGYDVLAVDWNPASVERAVELGLNAVRDDLFSPNMKLYEGVGALYSVRPTPEIVRPILVLGQKLHVPVYILPLTGDTMPRTMRLTNFRGLAIYSTKGI